From the genome of Streptomyces sp. NBC_01341, one region includes:
- a CDS encoding 3-hydroxybutyryl-CoA dehydrogenase: MADIARVGVVGCGQMGAGIAEVCARSGLEVKVAETTGEALEIGRTRLHNSLSKAAERGKITTEERDETLARLSFTTDLGEFADRDLVIEAVVENEQVKTEIFQVLDQVVTRPDAILASNTSSIPLVKLAVATSRPDQVIGIHFFNPAPVQRLVELIPALTTSDETIKRAEAVVQNVLDKHAIRAQDRSGFVVNALLIPYLLSAIRMFESGIASREDIDNGMEMGCAHPMGPLKLADLIGLDTVASVADSMYAEYKEPLYAAPPLLQRMVDAGRLGRKTGSGFYPY, encoded by the coding sequence ATGGCCGACATTGCACGCGTCGGAGTGGTGGGCTGTGGCCAGATGGGCGCAGGCATCGCGGAGGTGTGTGCCCGCAGCGGCCTCGAGGTCAAGGTGGCCGAGACCACCGGCGAGGCCCTGGAGATAGGGCGTACCCGGCTGCACAACTCCCTCTCCAAGGCCGCCGAACGCGGCAAGATCACCACTGAGGAGCGTGACGAGACCCTCGCCCGCCTCAGCTTCACCACCGACCTCGGCGAGTTCGCGGACCGCGATCTCGTGATCGAGGCCGTCGTGGAGAACGAGCAGGTCAAGACCGAGATCTTCCAGGTACTCGATCAGGTGGTGACCCGTCCGGACGCCATCCTCGCCTCGAACACCTCCTCCATCCCGCTGGTGAAGCTGGCGGTGGCCACGTCCCGCCCGGACCAGGTCATCGGCATCCACTTCTTCAACCCGGCCCCGGTGCAGCGGCTCGTCGAGCTGATCCCCGCGCTGACGACGTCCGACGAGACCATAAAGCGTGCCGAGGCGGTCGTGCAGAACGTGCTCGACAAGCACGCGATCCGCGCCCAGGACAGGTCGGGCTTCGTCGTCAACGCCCTGCTGATCCCGTATCTGCTCTCGGCGATCCGGATGTTCGAGTCGGGCATCGCCAGCCGCGAGGACATCGACAACGGCATGGAGATGGGCTGCGCCCACCCGATGGGTCCGCTCAAGCTCGCCGACCTGATCGGCCTGGACACCGTGGCCTCGGTCGCCGACTCGATGTACGCGGAGTACAAGGAACCCCTGTACGCCGCTCCCCCGCTGCTCCAGCGGATGGTGGACGCGGGGCGGCTCGGCCGCAAGACGGGCTCGGGGTTCTACCCGTACTAG
- a CDS encoding histidine phosphatase family protein: MSVRVSLVAAARSSALLAERFDDDRPLDDTGWHEVRLAAHALVPLGAAEMRYCSPTPRSRATGDALGFAPLVQPALRDCDMGRWRGYTFSEVAAGEPAGVHAWLTDPRSAPHGGESLLAFISRIGGWLDTRPLQEGAIVAVAEPAVVRAALVYALKAPPMTYWSVEVRPLSTVTLVGLPGRWTFSLEALPH; encoded by the coding sequence ATGAGTGTTCGCGTCTCACTGGTCGCAGCAGCACGCAGCTCCGCCCTGCTCGCCGAGCGCTTCGACGACGACCGGCCGCTCGACGACACGGGCTGGCACGAGGTGAGGCTCGCCGCGCACGCCCTGGTCCCGCTCGGCGCCGCCGAGATGCGCTACTGCTCACCCACCCCGCGCAGCCGCGCCACCGGTGACGCTCTCGGCTTCGCACCGCTGGTCCAGCCCGCCCTGCGCGACTGCGACATGGGCCGATGGCGGGGCTACACCTTCTCCGAGGTCGCCGCCGGTGAGCCGGCCGGTGTCCACGCCTGGCTCACCGATCCGCGCTCCGCCCCGCACGGCGGGGAATCGCTGCTCGCCTTCATCTCCCGTATAGGGGGCTGGCTCGACACCCGTCCCTTGCAGGAGGGCGCGATCGTGGCCGTCGCCGAACCCGCTGTCGTCCGCGCCGCCCTCGTGTACGCGCTCAAAGCCCCGCCGATGACGTACTGGAGCGTCGAGGTGCGCCCGCTCTCCACGGTGACGCTCGTGGGACTGCCCGGCCGCTGGACCTTCAGCCTCGAAGCGCTTCCGCACTGA
- a CDS encoding glycoside hydrolase family 10 protein, translated as MRRLGRRSFVMGAVSTVAALMTGGDAVAVPRPGAGRHRSAEQGEMRGVWIATVANIDWPSATGLSAAAQEAELIAHLDRAVALKLNTVVLQVRPTADALWPSSFEPWAECLTGVQGKDPGWDPLGTAVREAHARGLELHAWFNPYRVANHTDPSRLVATHPARLHPDWVLPYGGKLYYNPGLPEVRTFVQDAMLDAVSRYAIDAVHWDDYFYPYPVAGQVFDDDDAFAEHGGDFADKAAWRRDNTDRLVRETAARIKEVRSGTRFGISPFGVWRNASTDPTGSDTAAGVETYDDLHADTRKWVKEGWIDYICPQIYWNIGFAAADYAKLLSWWAGTVKGTGVDLYVGEALHKAGDPAQPAAWQDPAELSRHLDLAAGHPEVGGHVYFSAKHVKADRIGAMARLVADHYSTRARTPR; from the coding sequence ATGCGTCGTTTGGGCCGTAGGTCTTTCGTGATGGGCGCGGTGAGTACGGTGGCCGCGCTGATGACCGGGGGTGATGCCGTCGCCGTACCCCGGCCGGGTGCCGGACGGCACCGCAGTGCTGAGCAGGGTGAGATGCGCGGGGTGTGGATCGCCACGGTCGCGAACATCGACTGGCCCTCGGCGACCGGGCTGAGCGCGGCCGCCCAGGAGGCCGAGCTGATCGCTCATCTGGACCGGGCGGTGGCTCTGAAGCTCAACACCGTGGTCCTCCAGGTCCGCCCTACCGCCGACGCCCTGTGGCCGTCGTCGTTCGAGCCGTGGGCCGAGTGCCTCACGGGTGTCCAGGGCAAGGACCCGGGGTGGGACCCGCTGGGGACGGCGGTGCGCGAGGCGCACGCGCGCGGTCTGGAGCTGCACGCCTGGTTCAACCCCTATCGGGTGGCCAATCACACGGACCCCTCGAGGCTGGTCGCCACCCACCCGGCGAGGCTCCACCCGGACTGGGTCCTGCCGTACGGCGGAAAGCTCTACTACAACCCGGGACTGCCCGAGGTCCGCACGTTCGTCCAGGACGCGATGCTCGACGCGGTCAGCCGCTACGCGATCGACGCGGTGCACTGGGACGACTACTTCTACCCCTATCCGGTGGCCGGCCAGGTCTTCGACGACGACGACGCGTTCGCGGAGCACGGCGGGGACTTCGCCGACAAGGCGGCCTGGCGTCGTGACAACACCGACCGACTGGTCCGCGAGACCGCCGCGCGGATCAAGGAGGTCAGGAGCGGTACACGGTTCGGGATCAGCCCGTTCGGCGTGTGGCGCAACGCCTCGACCGATCCCACGGGCTCCGACACCGCGGCGGGCGTGGAGACGTACGACGATCTGCACGCCGACACCCGGAAGTGGGTCAAGGAGGGCTGGATCGACTACATCTGCCCCCAGATCTACTGGAACATCGGCTTCGCCGCCGCCGACTACGCGAAGCTGCTGTCCTGGTGGGCCGGGACGGTCAAGGGTACGGGGGTCGACCTGTACGTGGGGGAGGCGCTCCACAAGGCCGGCGACCCCGCCCAGCCGGCCGCCTGGCAGGACCCGGCCGAACTCTCACGGCACCTGGACCTCGCGGCCGGTCACCCGGAGGTGGGCGGGCATGTCTACTTCTCCGCCAAGCACGTGAAGGCGGACCGGATCGGAGCCATGGCCCGGCTGGTCGCCGACCACTACTCGACGCGGGCCCGCACCCCACGCTGA
- a CDS encoding GNAT family N-acetyltransferase has product MTDTGISVPRHEISSDPARLDRARVHHWLSTDAYWALGRTREKQDRAIAGSLNFGAYELATGEQAAYARVVTDHASFAWVCDVYVDPAARGRGLGTRLVTAVRDHLAPMGVTRFLLATKDAHGVYAKIGFAPLEVPDMWMALQAG; this is encoded by the coding sequence ATGACCGACACCGGCATATCCGTGCCGCGCCACGAGATCTCGTCCGACCCGGCACGTCTCGACCGCGCCCGCGTCCACCACTGGCTCTCCACTGACGCCTACTGGGCCCTCGGCCGTACCCGCGAGAAGCAGGACCGTGCGATCGCCGGTTCCCTCAACTTCGGTGCCTACGAACTCGCGACGGGCGAACAGGCCGCCTACGCGCGTGTGGTGACCGACCACGCGTCCTTCGCGTGGGTCTGCGACGTGTACGTCGACCCCGCGGCGCGGGGCCGGGGACTGGGCACCAGGCTCGTCACCGCCGTCCGGGACCACCTGGCGCCCATGGGTGTGACCAGGTTCCTCCTCGCGACGAAGGACGCCCACGGGGTCTACGCGAAGATCGGCTTCGCGCCTCTGGAGGTCCCGGACATGTGGATGGCTCTCCAGGCCGGCTGA
- a CDS encoding DUF1918 domain-containing protein, whose protein sequence is MEAHTGDRLLTHGRTVGQHDRVAEIVEVLGDGGGPPYRLRFEDGHESIRSPGPDSVVQHEAREDRKR, encoded by the coding sequence ATGGAGGCACACACGGGCGACCGGCTGCTGACGCACGGCAGGACCGTGGGGCAGCACGACCGCGTCGCAGAGATCGTCGAGGTTCTGGGTGACGGGGGCGGTCCCCCGTACCGGCTGCGCTTCGAGGACGGGCACGAGTCGATCAGGTCCCCGGGCCCCGACAGCGTCGTACAGCACGAGGCCCGCGAGGACCGGAAGAGGTAG
- a CDS encoding isocitrate lyase/PEP mutase family protein, giving the protein MNLGTTVERAQRFKQLHAENRPLVLPTVWDVWSARTAVDAGFPALTIGSHPLADSRGAADHEGQTFAEVLDAVRPVIAAVDVPVSVDLEAGYGLDPADLIAGLTEAGGIGLNIEDTVHSEGGRLRSTQEHASYIGALRAAADDVGIPVWINGRTDLFLRAENASDVLDEAIERLRALEQAGADSVYPVTIQDDDDLLTAVTGAVGVPVNSTAHPVKHDLERFRRLGVGRITYGPLLQFAMTDAMKDMLRPWAP; this is encoded by the coding sequence ATGAACCTTGGTACCACCGTTGAGCGCGCTCAACGCTTCAAGCAGCTTCACGCCGAGAACAGGCCGCTCGTTCTGCCGACCGTGTGGGATGTCTGGTCGGCGCGGACGGCAGTCGACGCCGGGTTCCCCGCGCTGACCATCGGGAGCCACCCGCTCGCCGACTCCCGTGGTGCCGCCGACCATGAGGGGCAGACCTTCGCGGAGGTACTCGACGCCGTGAGGCCCGTCATCGCGGCGGTCGACGTCCCCGTCTCCGTGGATCTGGAGGCCGGATACGGTCTGGACCCCGCCGACCTGATCGCGGGCCTCACCGAGGCCGGTGGCATCGGCCTCAACATCGAGGACACCGTGCACTCCGAGGGCGGGCGCCTGCGCAGCACGCAGGAGCACGCAAGCTACATCGGTGCGCTGCGAGCGGCGGCCGACGACGTGGGGATCCCGGTCTGGATCAACGGGCGTACCGACCTCTTCCTGCGCGCGGAAAACGCCTCCGACGTCCTGGACGAGGCGATCGAGCGGCTGCGGGCCCTGGAGCAGGCGGGCGCCGACAGTGTCTACCCCGTGACCATCCAGGACGACGACGACCTGCTCACGGCGGTGACCGGCGCCGTCGGCGTTCCCGTGAACTCGACAGCCCATCCCGTCAAGCACGACCTCGAACGCTTCCGCCGCCTCGGCGTCGGCCGGATCACCTACGGCCCGCTCCTGCAGTTCGCGATGACGGATGCGATGAAGGACATGCTCAGGCCGTGGGCGCCCTGA
- a CDS encoding DMT family transporter: MRAENSATDHAAIAVAADRPASPRSPGGGALLAGLGVVAFSLTFPSTVWGLESFGPWSLVALRSLLAALIAAGALLTDRVPVPARRHWPGLAVVAGGVVVGFPLLTTLALLTSTSSHAAVVVGLLPLTTALLSALRTGSRPPRTFWAAAAAGAAVVIAFTLQQSGGALSGGDAYLCGALLVCAAGYTEGGRLAKVMPGRQVIGWALILSLPLAAAGAAVALPFEPVHLTAHGIIGLVWVAAGSTFLGLYVWYRGMAEIGVPRASQLQLAQPLLTLVWSFLALGEEVSVAAPVAAVAVLVCIAATQRSGGRERRPADSRGTSAPGRVGRPRS, encoded by the coding sequence ATGAGAGCAGAGAATAGCGCTACCGACCATGCGGCGATAGCAGTCGCAGCGGACCGTCCCGCATCACCCAGGAGTCCCGGCGGCGGCGCACTGCTCGCGGGACTCGGCGTGGTCGCCTTCTCCCTGACCTTCCCCTCGACGGTATGGGGGCTGGAGAGCTTCGGCCCGTGGTCACTGGTCGCCCTGCGCAGCCTGCTGGCCGCACTGATCGCCGCAGGCGCGCTGCTCACGGACCGGGTCCCGGTGCCCGCCCGACGCCACTGGCCGGGCCTCGCGGTCGTCGCGGGCGGGGTGGTGGTGGGTTTCCCGCTGCTGACCACGCTGGCACTTCTGACCTCCACCAGCTCGCACGCGGCCGTCGTCGTGGGGCTACTGCCGCTGACGACCGCTCTCCTCTCGGCCCTGCGCACCGGCTCCCGCCCGCCGAGGACCTTCTGGGCGGCGGCCGCGGCGGGTGCCGCCGTAGTGATCGCCTTCACGCTCCAGCAGAGCGGGGGCGCGCTCTCCGGCGGCGACGCGTACCTGTGCGGGGCACTCCTGGTCTGCGCGGCCGGCTACACCGAGGGCGGCAGGCTGGCGAAGGTGATGCCGGGCCGGCAGGTGATCGGCTGGGCCCTGATCCTCTCTCTCCCTCTCGCGGCGGCCGGCGCGGCCGTGGCCCTGCCCTTCGAACCGGTGCACCTGACGGCGCACGGGATCATCGGGCTGGTCTGGGTGGCCGCGGGATCGACCTTTCTCGGGCTGTACGTCTGGTACCGGGGGATGGCGGAGATCGGGGTTCCACGGGCCAGCCAGCTGCAGCTGGCGCAGCCGCTGCTCACGCTCGTCTGGTCGTTCCTCGCACTCGGCGAGGAGGTGTCCGTGGCGGCGCCGGTGGCGGCTGTCGCCGTACTGGTCTGTATCGCCGCCACCCAGCGGTCCGGGGGTCGGGAGAGGCGCCCGGCGGACAGCCGGGGCACGTCCGCACCAGGACGCGTCGGGCGCCCGCGGTCATAG
- a CDS encoding ABC transporter substrate-binding protein, with the protein MNRKLLVLAAAVSLLSPALSACGKEESVSIVVATTDQFVATKDAPAPLDPAYTYDTSTWNLLRQTMQTLMIQPKGQGEPVPEAAENCLFTDKGNERYACTLRKGLQFSDGAPITATDVKSSIERSLNINADTGVAALLNTIDTIETKGNREVIFHLKTADATFPYKLTTPVASIVNPKEYDRKNLRDGFEVDGSGPYTFKADVRNNTIAGVTYTKNPRYRGSIKVNNDKVVLRVHKDSEAMGAAIDSGKVDVMIRTMSPSQIDALDADTDKNVDLVDLPGLEIRYLAFNTTASTVKSKAVRQAVAQLIDRDKLVANVYSVQADSLYSLVPAFVTGHTNSFFNKYGEPSNAKAKSLLAGAGVSTPLKLTLHYTTDHYGSATKQEFEELRKQLNDSGLFKATIQGHPWATFRPAEQKGEYDVFGMGWFPDFPDADNFVAPFLDKNNFLGLPYSNTTIQRSLIPQTRREADRSAATTPLAKIQDTVAEDVPILPLWQGKQYVAARRDVTGIAYAINSSSVLQLWELGRG; encoded by the coding sequence ATGAACCGCAAACTTCTGGTGCTTGCAGCTGCGGTCAGCCTGCTCTCTCCAGCTCTGTCCGCCTGTGGCAAAGAAGAGAGCGTATCCATAGTCGTCGCCACCACCGACCAGTTCGTGGCCACGAAAGACGCCCCGGCGCCGCTCGACCCGGCATACACGTATGACACCAGTACATGGAACCTTCTGCGGCAGACGATGCAGACCTTGATGATTCAGCCCAAGGGACAGGGTGAACCGGTGCCGGAGGCCGCGGAGAACTGTCTCTTCACGGACAAGGGAAATGAGCGCTACGCCTGCACGCTGCGCAAGGGCCTGCAATTCTCCGATGGGGCCCCGATCACGGCCACCGACGTGAAAAGCTCCATCGAGCGGTCCCTCAACATCAATGCCGACACGGGTGTCGCTGCCCTGCTGAATACCATCGACACGATCGAGACCAAGGGGAATCGCGAGGTTATCTTCCACCTCAAGACAGCGGACGCCACTTTTCCCTACAAGCTCACCACACCGGTCGCAAGCATCGTCAACCCCAAGGAATACGACCGGAAGAACTTGCGTGACGGCTTCGAGGTCGACGGCTCCGGCCCTTACACCTTCAAGGCCGACGTCCGGAACAACACGATCGCCGGCGTCACCTACACGAAGAATCCCCGCTATCGCGGGAGCATCAAGGTGAACAACGACAAGGTCGTGCTGCGCGTCCACAAGGACTCCGAAGCCATGGGCGCCGCGATCGACAGCGGCAAGGTAGATGTCATGATCCGTACGATGTCGCCGTCACAGATCGACGCGCTGGACGCGGACACGGACAAGAACGTCGATCTCGTGGACCTCCCCGGTCTGGAAATTCGCTACCTCGCCTTCAACACCACCGCGTCGACCGTGAAGTCCAAAGCGGTCCGCCAGGCAGTCGCCCAGCTCATCGACCGCGACAAACTGGTCGCCAACGTCTACAGCGTGCAAGCCGATTCGTTGTACTCGTTGGTCCCGGCGTTCGTCACCGGTCACACCAACTCATTCTTCAACAAGTACGGAGAGCCGAGCAACGCCAAGGCGAAGTCCCTGCTGGCCGGCGCCGGTGTCAGTACCCCGCTGAAGCTGACGCTGCATTACACGACGGACCACTACGGATCCGCCACGAAGCAGGAGTTCGAGGAGCTGCGCAAGCAGCTCAACGACAGTGGTCTTTTCAAAGCCACGATTCAAGGCCACCCCTGGGCAACGTTCAGACCCGCCGAGCAGAAGGGCGAGTACGACGTCTTCGGCATGGGCTGGTTCCCTGACTTCCCGGACGCGGACAACTTCGTCGCGCCCTTCCTCGACAAGAACAACTTCCTCGGCCTGCCCTACTCGAACACGACCATCCAGCGCTCGCTGATCCCGCAGACCCGACGCGAGGCGGACCGGTCCGCGGCCACAACGCCCCTGGCCAAGATTCAGGACACTGTGGCCGAAGACGTCCCTATCCTGCCCCTTTGGCAGGGCAAGCAGTACGTCGCTGCGCGACGCGACGTCACAGGCATCGCCTACGCCATCAATTCCTCTTCGGTGCTTCAGCTCTGGGAACTCGGCCGCGGCTGA
- a CDS encoding LysR family substrate-binding domain-containing protein — MTGSEVPPAFRLAYVPGVTPAKWVRIWNERLPGTPLSLVAVPAGEAVDLLRDGGADAGFVRLPVDRADLSAIPLYTETTVVVIPKDHEGTAVEELSAEDLAEEIVLHPLDDTLDWERPPGRPAFERPATTEDAVELVAAGVGLLVVPQSLARLYHRKDLTYRPLTGVPESRIALSWPEEKTTDLVEEFIGIVRGRTVNSTRGRPPTPPQPKAKRADKKSGAPRKPAAGKTSRGGAGGSGGAKNAKGGAKRGKPRRRP; from the coding sequence GTGACTGGCTCGGAAGTACCCCCTGCGTTCCGGCTCGCCTACGTTCCCGGCGTGACCCCGGCCAAGTGGGTGCGGATCTGGAACGAGCGCCTGCCCGGCACCCCGCTGTCCCTCGTCGCCGTGCCCGCGGGCGAGGCGGTGGATCTGCTGCGTGACGGCGGCGCCGACGCCGGCTTCGTGCGGCTTCCCGTGGACCGTGCGGACCTCAGCGCGATCCCGCTCTACACGGAGACGACCGTGGTCGTCATCCCCAAGGATCATGAGGGGACGGCCGTCGAGGAGTTGTCGGCCGAGGACCTCGCCGAGGAGATCGTGCTGCATCCCCTCGACGACACCCTGGACTGGGAGCGTCCCCCGGGCCGGCCCGCGTTCGAGCGGCCGGCCACGACCGAGGACGCGGTGGAACTGGTGGCCGCGGGTGTCGGTCTGCTCGTCGTCCCGCAGTCGCTTGCGCGCCTGTACCACCGCAAGGACCTCACCTACCGCCCGCTGACGGGTGTCCCCGAGTCCCGGATCGCGCTGTCGTGGCCGGAGGAGAAGACCACCGACCTGGTGGAGGAGTTCATCGGGATCGTCCGGGGCCGGACGGTCAACAGCACCCGGGGGCGCCCTCCGACACCGCCGCAGCCCAAGGCGAAGCGCGCCGACAAGAAGAGCGGCGCCCCCCGCAAACCGGCTGCGGGCAAGACGTCCCGCGGTGGCGCGGGCGGCTCCGGAGGGGCCAAGAACGCCAAGGGCGGCGCCAAGCGCGGGAAGCCCCGCCGCCGGCCGTAG
- a CDS encoding NUDIX domain-containing protein — MQWMNLNEQTVYENRWFRINLADVELPDGRHLDHFLIRLRAVAAATVVNEANEVLLLWRHRFITDSWGWELAAGVVEDGEDVAAAAAREMEEETGWRPGELLPLMTVEPANGLIDARHHLFWSREATYTGHPADDFESSRREWIPLKLVPDMIARGEIPAAGMAAGLLMLHHMLLG; from the coding sequence GTGCAGTGGATGAACTTGAACGAACAGACCGTGTATGAGAATCGCTGGTTCCGGATCAATCTGGCAGATGTCGAACTCCCCGACGGCCGGCACCTGGACCACTTCCTCATCCGGCTCCGGGCCGTCGCCGCAGCGACGGTCGTCAACGAGGCGAACGAGGTCCTGCTCCTGTGGCGGCACCGGTTCATCACCGACAGCTGGGGCTGGGAGCTCGCCGCCGGCGTGGTCGAGGACGGCGAGGACGTCGCCGCCGCGGCCGCACGGGAGATGGAGGAGGAGACCGGCTGGCGCCCGGGCGAACTGCTCCCGCTGATGACGGTGGAGCCGGCCAACGGCCTCATCGACGCCCGGCACCATCTCTTCTGGTCCCGCGAGGCGACGTACACCGGGCATCCTGCGGACGACTTCGAGTCCTCGCGCCGCGAGTGGATCCCGCTCAAGCTCGTGCCGGACATGATCGCGCGCGGTGAGATCCCCGCGGCCGGCATGGCGGCCGGGCTGCTGATGCTCCATCACATGCTGTTGGGCTGA
- a CDS encoding aminotransferase-like domain-containing protein: MQERSSVSELAKSLREELDRYSPGGKLPSSRALVERFKVSPVTVARAVAQLAAEGLVVTRPGSGAFRAQPPTTVPEPGDTSWQEVSLSGDSGPEVVPRTVDASGVLVTLAAPPPGVVEFNGGYLHPGLQPERAMAAALARAGRRPGAWGRPPTDGLSGLRAWFAREIGGTLRGSDVLITAGGQSALATALRAVAPPGAPVLVESPTYPGMLAAARATGLRPVPVPVDAEGVRPDLLEAAFRATGARVFVCQPLFQNPTGVVLAPERRERIVRAARAAGAFVVEDDFARHLVHGDAGPSPEPLAAHDPDGIVIHVRSLTKITSPSLRVGALAARGPVLERLRAIQVVDSFFVPRPLQEAALELVGSPAWDRHLRAVAAELGRRRTALTAALRTRLPELALPHVPSGGATVWLRLPGPETESALVSAALRAGVAVAPGRPYHCAEPPAGHIRLSFGAVSGPAEIAEGVRRLRAAWDELPPQGR; this comes from the coding sequence ATGCAAGAGCGTAGCAGCGTGTCGGAACTGGCGAAATCTCTGCGTGAAGAGCTCGACCGCTACTCACCGGGTGGGAAGCTGCCGTCCAGTCGGGCTCTCGTCGAGCGCTTCAAGGTGAGTCCGGTGACCGTCGCGCGGGCCGTCGCGCAGCTCGCGGCCGAAGGACTCGTCGTGACCCGGCCCGGTTCCGGGGCGTTCCGTGCGCAGCCGCCCACCACCGTGCCGGAACCCGGTGACACCTCGTGGCAGGAGGTGTCGCTCAGCGGCGACAGCGGACCCGAGGTCGTGCCGCGTACCGTCGACGCCTCCGGAGTGCTCGTCACGCTCGCCGCCCCGCCGCCCGGGGTCGTGGAGTTCAACGGCGGCTACCTGCATCCCGGCCTCCAGCCCGAGCGGGCGATGGCCGCCGCGCTCGCCCGGGCCGGCCGCCGGCCGGGGGCATGGGGGAGGCCGCCCACCGACGGGCTCTCCGGGCTCCGGGCCTGGTTCGCCCGGGAGATCGGCGGCACGCTCCGCGGATCCGACGTCCTCATCACGGCCGGTGGCCAGAGCGCCCTGGCCACCGCCCTGCGGGCCGTCGCCCCACCGGGCGCCCCCGTCCTCGTCGAGTCGCCCACCTACCCGGGCATGCTGGCCGCCGCCCGGGCCACCGGCCTGCGGCCCGTACCCGTGCCCGTGGACGCCGAGGGGGTGCGGCCGGACCTGCTGGAGGCGGCGTTCCGTGCCACCGGGGCCCGGGTGTTCGTCTGCCAGCCGCTGTTCCAGAATCCGACGGGTGTGGTCCTCGCGCCCGAGCGGCGTGAGCGGATCGTCCGGGCCGCCCGCGCGGCCGGCGCGTTCGTGGTGGAGGACGACTTCGCCCGCCACCTCGTCCACGGGGACGCCGGCCCGTCGCCCGAGCCGCTGGCGGCCCACGATCCTGACGGGATCGTCATCCACGTGCGGTCCCTCACCAAGATCACGTCGCCCAGCCTGCGCGTGGGTGCCCTCGCCGCCCGCGGTCCCGTCCTGGAACGCCTGCGCGCCATCCAGGTCGTCGACAGCTTCTTCGTGCCGCGCCCGCTCCAGGAGGCCGCGCTCGAACTCGTCGGCTCGCCGGCCTGGGATCGCCATCTGCGCGCGGTGGCCGCCGAACTCGGCCGCCGCCGCACCGCCCTGACGGCCGCGCTGCGCACCCGGCTGCCCGAACTGGCCCTGCCCCACGTGCCGTCCGGCGGCGCCACCGTCTGGCTCCGCCTGCCCGGCCCGGAGACCGAATCCGCGCTGGTCTCCGCCGCCCTGCGGGCCGGTGTGGCCGTGGCCCCCGGCCGCCCCTACCACTGCGCGGAACCCCCGGCTGGCCACATCAGGCTGAGCTTCGGGGCCGTGTCCGGGCCGGCCGAGATCGCGGAGGGTGTACGCAGGCTCCGCGCGGCCTGGGACGAGCTGCCCCCGCAGGGGCGATAG
- a CDS encoding serine hydrolase domain-containing protein: protein MPQIHGHCDDRFTAVRDAFTANFAERDELGAAVTVLLDGAPVVDLWGGWADGARTRPWERDTVVNVWSTTKGPTALCAHLLVDRGLLDLDAPVADYWPEFAAEGKESVRVRHLLSHRSGVAGLREPHTLAELYDWELTTARLAATAPWWEPGTRSGYHAISYGFLVGEVVRRVTGLLPGEFLRQEITGPLGIDFSVGLPPRDAGRVAELVQPKSVAREQAALFARMEPVALASLLNPGTGIAAANTPDWRAAEIPAANGHGTARAVAALYGILAGHGSLDGRRILSKEAAERVREGQGSCRDLVLGAGFTHDTELGLGLWLSGPNGSYGPNPRAVGHDGAGGSCGLADPEAGVALGYVMNRMGPNIADDPRKMALVDAVYGALAAAP, encoded by the coding sequence GTGCCGCAGATCCATGGCCACTGCGACGACCGCTTCACGGCGGTGCGCGACGCGTTCACGGCGAACTTCGCCGAGCGTGACGAACTGGGCGCCGCCGTCACCGTCCTGCTCGACGGCGCTCCCGTCGTGGACCTCTGGGGCGGCTGGGCGGACGGCGCCCGGACCCGTCCGTGGGAGCGGGACACGGTGGTCAACGTGTGGTCCACGACCAAGGGGCCGACGGCGCTCTGCGCCCACCTCCTGGTCGACCGCGGACTCCTCGACCTGGACGCCCCGGTCGCGGACTACTGGCCCGAATTCGCGGCCGAGGGAAAGGAGTCCGTACGCGTACGTCACCTCCTCTCGCACCGCTCGGGCGTCGCGGGCCTGCGCGAACCGCACACCCTGGCCGAGCTCTACGACTGGGAACTGACCACGGCCCGTCTGGCGGCCACCGCCCCGTGGTGGGAGCCCGGCACCCGCTCCGGCTATCACGCGATCTCGTACGGCTTCCTCGTCGGCGAGGTCGTCCGCCGCGTCACCGGCCTGCTGCCGGGGGAGTTCCTGCGGCAGGAGATCACCGGGCCCCTGGGCATCGACTTCAGCGTCGGGCTCCCCCCGAGGGACGCCGGGCGGGTCGCCGAGCTCGTCCAGCCGAAGTCCGTCGCACGCGAACAGGCCGCCCTCTTCGCCCGGATGGAGCCCGTCGCCCTGGCGTCCTTGCTGAACCCCGGCACGGGCATCGCCGCCGCGAACACCCCCGACTGGCGTGCCGCCGAGATCCCCGCGGCCAACGGCCACGGCACCGCGCGCGCGGTCGCCGCGCTCTACGGCATCCTCGCCGGACACGGATCCCTCGACGGCCGGCGGATCCTGTCGAAGGAGGCGGCCGAGCGGGTCCGTGAGGGGCAGGGAAGCTGCCGGGACCTGGTGCTGGGAGCGGGCTTCACCCACGACACCGAACTGGGCCTCGGCCTCTGGCTGAGCGGCCCGAACGGCTCCTACGGCCCCAACCCGCGCGCGGTCGGCCACGACGGGGCGGGCGGCTCGTGCGGCCTCGCCGACCCCGAGGCCGGGGTCGCCCTCGGATACGTCATGAACCGCATGGGCCCGAACATCGCCGACGACCCACGCAAGATGGCCCTGGTCGACGCGGTGTACGGCGCGCTCGCGGCTGCTCCGTGA